From Chryseobacterium sp. IHB B 17019, one genomic window encodes:
- the nuoD gene encoding NADH dehydrogenase (quinone) subunit D, whose amino-acid sequence MKDNSLSNILNQYDSKEQIDGQLYTLNLGPTHPATHGIFQNILTMDGERILHAEQTVGYIHRAFEKISERRNYSQITTLTDRMNYCSAPINNLGWHMTVEKLIGVEVPKRVDYMRVILMELARIGDHLICNGVTGMDSGAITGLTYMFIERERIYDMYEQICGARMTTNMGRIGGFERDFTPKFHELLKDFLKTFPPRFKEFCTLLERNRIFMDRTIGAGAISAERALSYGFTGPNLRAAGVDYDVRVAQPYSSYEDFDFIIPVGTSGDTYDRFMVRQQEIWESIKIIKQAYENLPEGPFHADVPDFYLPEKADVYQKMEALIYHFKIVMGETDVPKGEVYHAVEGGNGELGFYLVSDGGRSPYRLHFRRPCFIYYQAYPEMITGSVISDAIVTMCSMNIIAGELDA is encoded by the coding sequence ATGAAAGATAACTCATTATCTAATATACTTAACCAATACGACAGCAAGGAGCAGATTGACGGTCAGTTATATACCCTCAATTTAGGACCCACTCACCCTGCAACGCACGGGATTTTCCAGAATATCTTAACGATGGACGGAGAAAGAATCCTTCACGCTGAGCAGACTGTAGGTTATATCCACAGAGCATTTGAAAAGATTTCTGAAAGAAGAAATTATTCTCAGATCACTACCCTTACCGACCGTATGAATTACTGTTCTGCACCTATCAATAATTTAGGTTGGCACATGACAGTTGAAAAGCTGATTGGCGTTGAAGTTCCTAAACGTGTAGATTATATGCGTGTCATTTTGATGGAATTGGCAAGAATTGGTGACCACTTGATCTGTAACGGGGTAACCGGAATGGACTCCGGAGCAATTACCGGTCTTACCTATATGTTCATCGAAAGAGAACGTATTTATGATATGTACGAGCAGATTTGTGGAGCAAGAATGACAACAAATATGGGAAGAATCGGAGGTTTTGAAAGAGATTTCACTCCAAAATTCCATGAGTTGTTAAAGGATTTCCTTAAAACTTTCCCACCAAGATTCAAAGAATTCTGTACTTTATTGGAAAGAAACAGAATCTTTATGGACAGAACCATCGGTGCAGGAGCAATTTCTGCAGAAAGAGCATTAAGCTATGGTTTCACCGGCCCGAATTTACGTGCAGCAGGAGTAGATTATGATGTGAGAGTGGCACAACCTTATTCTTCATACGAGGATTTCGATTTTATCATTCCGGTGGGAACATCCGGAGATACTTACGACCGTTTCATGGTTCGTCAGCAGGAAATCTGGGAATCTATTAAAATCATCAAACAAGCATACGAAAATCTTCCTGAAGGACCATTCCATGCGGATGTTCCTGATTTCTATCTTCCTGAAAAGGCTGATGTTTATCAAAAAATGGAAGCATTGATTTACCATTTCAAAATTGTAATGGGAGAAACCGACGTGCCGAAAGGTGAAGTTTACCACGCTGTAGAAGGGGGAAACGGAGAATTAGGTTTCTATTTGGTGAGTGACGGCGGAAGAAGTCCTTACAGGCTGCATTTCAGAAGACCATGCTTCATCTATTATCAGGCTTATCCTGAGATGATTACAGGTTCTGTAATTTCAGATGCAATCGTTACGATGTGTAGTATGAATATTATTGCGGGAGAATTAGACGCATAA
- a CDS encoding NADH-quinone oxidoreductase subunit C: MTNEFVLEAITREFPESVIESSEPYGMLTIEVKKDDIKKIIHYLKDSSLEFNFLTDICGIHYPEFPDKEIGVVYHLHNMMANFRLRLKIFMTRENIEVDSLVDLYAGANWMERETYDFYGIKFKGHPDLRAILNMEDLGYHPMLKEYRLEDGTRTDKDDAMFGR, translated from the coding sequence ATGACGAACGAATTTGTATTAGAAGCAATCACAAGAGAATTTCCGGAATCTGTAATCGAAAGTTCAGAGCCTTATGGAATGTTAACCATTGAGGTGAAGAAAGATGATATCAAGAAAATCATTCATTATCTGAAAGATTCATCATTGGAATTTAACTTCCTTACAGATATTTGTGGAATCCATTACCCAGAATTTCCAGACAAAGAAATAGGCGTTGTTTATCACTTACATAATATGATGGCTAATTTCAGATTACGCCTGAAGATCTTTATGACAAGAGAAAATATCGAAGTTGATTCTTTGGTAGATTTATACGCAGGAGCCAACTGGATGGAAAGAGAAACTTATGATTTCTACGGAATTAAATTTAAAGGACATCCGGATCTTAGAGCTATTTTAAATATGGAAGATCTTGGATACCACCCCATGTTGAAGGAATATCGTCTTGAAGATGGCACAAGAACAGATAAGGACGATGCAATGTTCGGAAGATAA
- a CDS encoding NADH-quinone oxidoreductase subunit B, with protein sequence MSDNKPVIRTDAPAPEGFEGEGFFATKLSSVIGMARKFSLWPLPFATSCCGIEFMATLNPTYDASRFGMERNSFSPRQADMLMVCGTISKKLGPVLKEVYTQMAEPKWVVAVGACASSGGIFDTYSVLQGIDKIIPVDVYVPGCPPRPEQIIEGVMQVQALAESESIRRRDMPEYQKLLDSYNISN encoded by the coding sequence ATGTCAGATAACAAACCAGTAATAAGAACAGATGCACCTGCTCCCGAAGGATTTGAAGGAGAAGGATTTTTCGCAACGAAACTGAGCAGTGTGATCGGGATGGCAAGAAAATTTTCTCTTTGGCCGTTGCCTTTTGCAACCTCTTGTTGTGGTATCGAGTTTATGGCTACCCTGAACCCTACTTATGATGCTTCAAGATTTGGTATGGAAAGAAACTCTTTCTCACCAAGACAGGCAGATATGCTGATGGTTTGCGGAACTATATCTAAGAAATTAGGCCCTGTCCTAAAAGAAGTTTACACTCAGATGGCAGAGCCGAAATGGGTGGTTGCAGTTGGAGCTTGTGCTTCCAGCGGTGGTATTTTTGATACATACTCTGTTTTACAGGGAATCGATAAAATTATTCCGGTTGACGTTTACGTTCCGGGATGTCCTCCAAGACCGGAGCAGATTATTGAAGGTGTAATGCAGGTTCAGGCTTTAGCAGAAAGCGAAAGCATCAGAAGAAGAGATATGCCGGAATACCAGAAATTGTTAGATTCTTACAACATTAGCAACTAA
- a CDS encoding NADH-quinone oxidoreductase subunit A: protein MNLPESYIPILLQAGVAIAFVAVSLLGAHFLGPQQKKGNSVKNQSWECGVPVEGNARTPFSIKYFLTAVLFVLFDIEIVFFYPYAVNFREFGMEGFLAVLTFVAIFFMAFFYVWKRGALDWDK from the coding sequence ATGAATTTACCTGAAAGTTATATTCCAATCCTTTTACAGGCAGGTGTTGCGATAGCATTCGTAGCGGTTTCTTTGCTTGGAGCGCATTTTTTAGGTCCGCAACAGAAAAAAGGAAATTCTGTGAAAAACCAAAGCTGGGAATGTGGAGTCCCGGTAGAAGGAAATGCAAGAACACCGTTTTCCATTAAATACTTTTTGACTGCGGTATTATTCGTATTATTCGATATAGAAATCGTATTCTTTTATCCTTATGCTGTAAATTTTAGAGAATTCGGAATGGAAGGATTCCTGGCAGTACTTACCTTCGTGGCGATTTTCTTCATGGCATTTTTCTATGTATGGAAACGTGGCGCTTTGGACTGGGATAAATAA